A window of Nicotiana tabacum cultivar K326 chromosome 24, ASM71507v2, whole genome shotgun sequence contains these coding sequences:
- the LOC142178300 gene encoding uncharacterized protein LOC142178300 gives MKLAEYYLSEFDDNKLRDLSFQLDSFSIYARTWDSKFVNLKGIKDLAIVMAKIKLDQTWWHIYLLVKLTLILLVATASVERAFSSMKLIKNDLRNSISEEFLNGCLVCNIERNLFATISNDAIIDRFQN, from the coding sequence ATGAAATTGGCCGAATATTATCTAAGTGAGTTTGATGACAACAAACTTCGAGATCTCAGTTTTCAGCTTGATAGTTTCAGTATCTATGCTCGTACGTGGGATAGCAAGTTTGTCAACTTGAAGGGAATTAAGGATCTTGCTATAGTGAtggcaaaaataaaattagatcAAACTTGGTGGCATATTTATTTACTTGTGAAGCTTACTTTGATTTTACTTGTTGCTACTGCAAGCGTGGAAAGAGCATTCTCCTCAATGAAGCTCATAAAAAATGATCTACGAAATAGCATTAGTGAAGAATTTTTAAATGGTTGTTTAGTTTGCAATATAGAGCGTAATTTATTTGCAACTATAAGCAATGATGCTATTATAGATCGTTTTCAAAATTGA